A single region of the Brachypodium distachyon strain Bd21 chromosome 3, Brachypodium_distachyon_v3.0, whole genome shotgun sequence genome encodes:
- the LOC100835863 gene encoding replication factor C subunit 3, with the protein MATEPPTPAPASPTGARTLSAAFAEDRRREARRRAAHLLPGPGSRAQVMLMLHRWGASCLPKSNAALRARAATPTQIPQPRPSSYASTPPAATQKGDASVAATARRPLREREDAAAAGLALTPTESHDKPVTADGSNWRSDTATTVGRGANIWVRVSRKPSPQVESSSRQQVGLPAAAEDKYVWADMYRPSVLGEFICNKAVADELHRLVTARQCNHFIFEGMQAVGKKSMVLALLRDAFGPDDLKIEERPKRIELKGEIAKHIDIKIKSSDHHVEVNLADLHGYEKQVITTLLNESIPPPDSICDHTNCRVIVVHDADRISSDLQHYIGWFLGRYVGCSKIIFCCSNSSNLEAVKHLCKVITLLPPSFDEIIKVLEFIATKEGIYLPREIASRIATSASTNLRQAIRSFEATWKANYPFVEDQPILTGWEEEIFDVAKKIMEEPSPKQLYLIRGKIRKMIEHNVSPYYIFCHLVTELKRDRDEDFQNSIDELASELNQNKQCKDYKSRDSTLNRRDINIEGFAVEGPDQGEAIQCFIKIEEFTVRFMSFYRSLIAKNSSRGGVV; encoded by the exons ATGGCGACCGAGCCCCCCACGCCCGCGCCCGCATCCCCGACCGGCGCCCGAAccctctccgccgccttcgccgaggaccgccgccgcgaggccaggcgccgcgccgcgcacCTCCTCCCGGGGCCGGGATCCCGCGCCCAGGTCATGCTCATGCTCCACCGATGGGGCGCCTCCTGCCTTCCCAAGAGCAACGCCGCTCTCCGCGCCCGTGCCGCCACCCCCACCCAGATTCCGCAGCCCCGGCCGTCGTCCTACGCGTCGACGCCCCCGGCAGCGACCCAGAAGGGCGATGCGAGTGTCGCCGCGACCGCGAGGAGGCctttgagggagagagaggacgccgctgccgccggcctaGCGCTGACGCCGACGGAATCCCACGACAAACCCGTGACGGCCGATGGGAGCAACTGGAGGAGTGATACTGCCACCACCGTCGGGAGGGGAGCAAACATCTGGGTGCGGGTTTCGCGCAAGCCGTCGCCGCAGGTGGAATCGTCCTCGCGGCAACAGGTGgggttgccggcggcggcggaggacaaATACGTGTGGGCGGACATGTACCGGCCCAGTGTCCTTGGGGAGTTCATCTGCAAcaaggccgtcgccgacgagctACATCGGCTG GTAACCGCACGGCAATGCAACCATTTCATATTTGAAGGCATGCAGGCGGTTGGAAAGAAAAGCATGGTGCTGGCCCTTTTAAGGGATGCTTTTGGTCCTGATGATCTCAAG ATAGAGGAACGCCCGAAGAGAATCGAGCTGAAG GGAGAAATTGCCAAACATATTGATATCAAAATAAAGAGTTCAGATCACCATGTGGAGGTAAACTTGGCTGATTTACATGGCTATGAGAAGCAAGTAATAACTACTTTGTTGAATGAATCGATCCCGCCACCAGACTCGATTTGTGATCATACCAACTGCAGAG TGATTGTGGTCCATGACGCTGATAGGATTTCGTCCGATCTTCAACATTATATTGGTTGGTTTCTGGGGAGGTATGTAGGTTGCAGTAAAATCATTTTCTGCTGCTCCAATTCTTCAAACCTTGAGGCTGTCAAACATCTATGCAAGGTCATCACACTTCTGCCACCTTCATTTGATGAG ATAATCAAGGTTCTAGAGTTCATTGCTACGAAAGAAGGCATATATTTACCTCGTGAAATTGCTAGTAGAATTGCAACGAGCGCAAGCACTAATCTCCGACAGGCAATACGTTCTTTTGAAGCTACTTGGAAAGCAAA CTATCCATTCGTAGAGGACCAACCTATTTTGACAGGATGGGAGGAGGAAATTTTTGATGTGGCCAAAAAAATCATGGAAGAGCCAAGTCCGAAGCA GCTGTATCTCATTCGTGGGAAGATCAGGAAGATGATTGAACATAATGTGTCGCCTTATTATATTTTCTGC CACCTGGTTACTGAACTGAAAAGGGACAGGGATGAAGATTTCCAGAATAGTATCGATGAACTGGCATCGGAATTGAACCAA AATAAGCAGTGCAAAGATTACAAATCTCGGGACTCGACTTTGAACAGAAGAGATATCAATATAGAAGGTTTCGCCGTGGAGGGTCCTGACCAAGGGGAGGCCATCCAATGCTTCATAAAGATTGAAG AATTCACCGTGCGGTTCATGAGCTTCTACAGATCTTTAATAGCAAAAAACTCAAGCAGAGGCGGTGTTGTATAA
- the LOC100836170 gene encoding uncharacterized protein LOC100836170, which produces MAIDHESPFKELRLKNRRIMGAGAPEPEEEEDLAAAAEPEEQQWPRWLRPLLSARFFAQCKTHADSHRSRGECNMFCLDCSAATAMAASTAAAAHALCSQCLAEGHRGHHVTQIRRSSYHDVIRVSDIARFMDIAGVQTYVINSARVVFLNERPQQKNNHPGKASGANGGGGGANLCEVCSRSLLDNFRFCSLGCKVAGCSPSSASASSSSLRNATAAGKQSFSPSTPPPPPPPPAAAKRRKGIPHRAPFGNLIVDY; this is translated from the exons ATGGCCATCGACCACGAGTCCCCTTTCAAGGAGCTCCGCCTCAAGAACAGGAGGATCATG GGCGCTGGCGCCCCtgagccggaggaggaagaggacttggcggcggcggcggagccggaggagcagcagtggccgcggtggctgcggccgctgctgtCGGCGCGCTTCTTCGCGCAATGCAAGACGCACGCCGACTCCCACCGGAGCCGCGGCGAGTGCAACATGTTCTGCCTCGactgctccgccgccaccgccatggccgcttccacggccgccgccgcgcacgcgCTGTGCTCGCAGTGCCTGGCCGAGGGCCACCGCGGCCACCACGTGACCCAGATCCGGCGGTCGTCGTACCACGACGTGATCCGGGTGTCGGACATCGCGCGGTTCATGGACATCGCGGGGGTGCAGACCTACGTCATCAACAGCGCCCGCGTCGTCTTCCTCAACGAGCGGCCCCAGCAGAAGAACAACCACCCGGGCAAGGCCAGCGGCgccaatggcggcggcggcggcgccaatCTCTGCGAGGTCTGCAGCCGCAGCCTCCTCGACAACTTCCGCTTCTGCTCCCTCGGCTGCAAGGTCGCCGGCtgctccccctcctccgccagcgcctcctcctcctccctccgcaATGCAACCGCCGCGGGGAAACAGAGCTTCTCCCCgtccaccccgccgccgccgcctcccccgccggcggccgccaagcGGCGCAAGGGCATCCCGCACCGGGCGCCCTTCGGCAACCTCATCGTCGACTACTAG